A section of the Dromaius novaehollandiae isolate bDroNov1 chromosome 6, bDroNov1.hap1, whole genome shotgun sequence genome encodes:
- the ATOH7 gene encoding transcription factor ATOH7 — protein sequence MKTCKSTHLDSSLESDIQCRSGPGCVVKCGSERMENAAKRRLAANARERRRMQGLNTAFDRLRKVVPQWGQDKKLSKYETLQMALSYIMALTRILAEAERYSTEREWINLHCEHFHPESYHQYMGQKMTTDSDSYAQRLFSYQPEHFQIAN from the coding sequence ATGAAAACCTGTAAATCCACTCATTTGGATTCAAGTTTAGAGTCAGACATCCAGTGCAGAAGTGGACCAGGCTGTGTGGTGAAATGCGGTTCAGAAAGGATGGAGAATGCTGCAAAGAGAAGACTGGCTGCCAATGCCAGGGAGAGGAGACGCATGCAAGGACTGAACACAGCCTTCGATCGTTTGAGAAAGGTAGTTCCACAGTGGGGTCAAGATAAAAAACTTTCCAAATATGAGACCCTTCAGATGGCTTTAAGTTATATCATGGCTCTCACTAGAATACTTGCTGAAGCAGAAAGATACAGTACTGAAAGAGAATGGATTAATCTTCACTGTGAACACTTTCATCCGGAGAGCTACCACCAGTATATGGGACAAAAAATGACGACAGACAGTGATTCGTATGCACAGAGACTATTCAGCTATCAGCCTGAACACTTTCAAATAGCTAATTAG